CAGCCCGGCCTTTCCGGCCTCCCGCGCGAGCTCCGACCACGTGAGCAGGTAGAGATGGCCATCCGCATCCGGCTGGAACTGTCGCGCCTCGAGCGAGGATCGGTCGGCGACTTGGGACAGGGTGGGCACATGCGTGAGCAGCCGGTCGCCGTTGGGCGTCGTCACGATCAACAACCCCGCCGCGCCCAGCAGGGCACCCAGCCGCTCCAGAAGCGCATCAGGGTGTGCGACGTGCTCGATAACCTCGCCCAGCAGCACGATGTCGAACAGCCCGCGGAACGGCAACGCATCGGCGCTGGCGTTGACCCAGTGGACGCGCCCGCGCTCGTACTTGAGCCGAGCGTAGCGGAGGAACCCCGGTCGCAGGTCGACCGCGAAGACACGGTATCCCCGCTCGGCCAGGGTCAGGCTGAAGTTCCCCTGCGCACAGCCGACGTCCAGCACAGCAAGCTCCCCAGGCCCCCGGCCGAGGGCTGCCGCGCACCGCTCCACGGCAGCCAGCACCGCCTCGAAACGGGAGACGTACATCCGGTGCGAATTGGCGCGCGGATCTCCCGAATTGAGCTCGAGCCGGTCGTGCTCGTACAGAAAGAGGAAATCGGACTCCGACAACTGATCCGGCCCGGGGATGCGCATCGCCCTAGCGTCGGCCGGCGCCGATCAAGGCATCGCGGTACCAGGCGATGGTTCGGCGCAGGCCTTCCTCGAGGCCGACGCGCGGCTGCCAGCCGAGCACGCGCTTGGCCTTGGCCGCGTCGAGCCACTGGCGATCGATCTCACCCGCAAGCGTCCCCGTCCCGAGCACCTCGGGGACCAGATCCGGACGTCCCGCCAACTCCAAGATCAGCCGGACGAGGTCGAGCACACGCACCGGAGTGCCGTGCCCCGCGTTGAACGCCTCACCCCGGGTGTCTTCGATCCGCTCGGCGAGCAGCAGGGAGAGATCGACCACGTCGTCGATGTAGACATAGTCGCGCTCGGGTGACCTATCGCTCCGGGTGCTGGGCCGCCGCCCCTCGAGCGCCGCGCGCACCGTCTCGGGCACGAGGCGCGAAAAGTTCAGGTCGCCGGGGCCGTAAATGTTGGCGAACCGCGTGACCACCGCCGGCACGCCCCAGATCGCGTAGTAGCAGCGGGCGAGGAGATCGGCGCACGCCTTGGAGACATCGTAGGGGTACTGGGGCAGGAGCGGCAAGTCCTCGCGGTACGGCAGGTCGGTGTGGCTCCCGTAGGCCTTGTCGCTCGACGCAAACACCACGGCGCGCACGGCCCTCGAGGCGCGGCAGGCCTCGAGCAGATTCCAGGTCCCCTCGATGTTGGCCTTGAACGTGCGGAGCGGTTCCTTGTTCGCAGTCTCGACAAAGGCCTGGGCGCCCAGGTGATACACAACCTCGGGCTCGTATTCCGCGACCGTCCAGTTCAGGAGGGCGGCGTCCTCGAGGCTGCCGCGGACGACCGTGACGCGACTCTCGAGCCCGGGCCGGTCGAGGCTCGCGTCCGGCAGCTCGTCCCAGACCAGGCCGACCACCCGAGCCCCCAGAGCGGCCAAGCGGGCACTCAGCACCGAGCCCACGAAGCCCGTGAGGCCCGTGACCAGGACCGGGCGGTCCTTCCAGGACGCCTCCCGGCTCACCACACCCGCCACGGGGGCTCCCCGGAGACCCACAGCTCGTTGAGCGTGAGGGCGTCCTTGTAGGTGTCCATGCAGGCCCAGAAGCCCGTGTGGCGAAACGCCATGAGTTGGCCGTCCTTGGCCAGTCGCTCGAGCGGGGCGCCCTCGAGGACGTCGTCGTCGGCCAGGAAGTCGAAGAGTTCCCACCGGTAAACGAAGAAACCCCCGTTCACCCAGTCGTCGAGCACCGGTTTCTCGTCGAAGCGCGTGATCTGCCCGTCGTCCCGCACGTTGAGGATCCCGAAGGGAAGCCTCGGCCGAACGGCGGTGACGGTGCCGATGCGTCCGTGAGCGGCATAACGCCCCGAGTCGGCGGATATCCACGTCGGCGACGCCGTCGCCGTAGGTGGCCATGAAGAATTCGTCGCCACCGATCAGCGGTGCGATGCGCTTGAGGCGCCCGCCGGTTCGGGTGTGCTCGCCGGTGTCGGCGAACGTGATGCGCCAGGGTTCGGTCGCCCCGCTGAAGTACTCGCGGATCGCATCACCCCTGCTGCCTAGGCACAGGATGAACTCGCTCACGCCGTGCGCCGCGTAGATCTTCATGATGTGCCAGAGGATCGGGCGGCCGCCGATCTCGATCAGCGCCTTGGAGAGCGACTCGCCGTGCTCTCCCAGGCGTGTTCCCTTACCTCCGCAAAGGATGGCCAGTTTCATCGTCTCGTCCTTCGATCTTGGTCTTCGTTTCCTGCTGCAGAGTTCTACAGAGGATACTTCCGCCGCACGATGTAGGAGCAAGCATAATGCCAGAAAATTATATCCGAAAGGTGTGTACTTTCCGTGAGATTTTCACGTTTATCCATAGTTACTTACCGGCGGAGTCCAAAATCGGAGAACCGCGTCAGCGGCATTGGAAGACTCGAAACTACAAAAAATGGCACTCTTGCCTCCACAAAAAGAGCGGTTCTGTCGCAACGTGGAGCCTCAAGGGAGTACGGCAACCACCTGCCTGGCTGGTGTAGAGCCGAGTTGCGCCCTGGAACGTCATGACGCCGTGGAAAATCGAACGAGCCCAACTCCGTGCCGGAAAAGGCTGAAACTGGTATCCGGGGATCCTCAACGTCCCGATTGGCATCGCCGGGCGCTCGAGAATGGCATATCTCCTGCATACGTGCGTCATAGAGGATTGAATTCGACCTGACCGGCCTGCTGCCGGCGATGAGCAAGGACGCGAATGATCAAGGCAGTCACGATGGACTTCTGGGGAACACTGCTGCTGGACAGCCCCGCCGCCGACGAGCGTTATCGGCGCGAGCGGCTCGTGCGCATCTCCGAGGTGCTCACCGAGCGCGGCATCGAGGTGCCCATCCCGGCTCTCGCGCGGGGCTACGAAGAATCCCGCCGTCAGTTGACGAAGGTGTGGCGCGAGCTGCGCGATGTCCCCGTCGAGCGGCACGCGACGCTGCTGCTCCAGGCCGTGGACGTCGCGCTGCCCGGACGGCTCGGCGCGGGCGGTCTTGCCGCGGTCACCTGGGCCTACGCGAGCCCCGCCCTCGACGCGCCGCCGCCCGTCGATCCCGGTGCCGCGGCCGCCCTCGAGGCGCTCGCCGAACGGGGCATCGCAGTCTGCCTCGTCTCGAACACGCTGCGAACGCCCGGCGCGGTGTTGCGGCGGATCCTCAAGAACGAAGGCCTGCACGAGGCGTTCACGAGCATGGTCTTCTCGGATGAGTGCGGCATTCGCAAGCCGGCTTCCGGTATCTTCCATCAGGCTCTCAGCCGCCTCGGGGTAGCCCCCCAGCACGCCGTACACGTGGGCGACGACGCCAGGCTCGACGTCGAGGGGGCACGGCTGGCGGCTATGCGGGTCATCCAGGTCGGTGGTGACCGGGCCTGCGACACTCTGCCGGACGCCTTCATCCAAAGCCTGAGCGAGCTGCCCGCAGCCCTGGACTGGCTCGAGGCGCCCTGGAGTTCCCGGAGCGTGGCGTTGGGAACTTTGACACAGACTACCGGATTCCGGTAGTCTACGGTCCCTTATGCTCACTCCCTGCCGCCCTGCCGTCCTCGCCGCAATCCTCCTTGCCCTCGTCACGTGCGGGCTTGCCCTCGTCACGTGCGGGACACCAGGGACCGTTTCGGCCCAGCCTGCGGCAAAGAACCAGACCTTGATCGCCGCCGTGACGAGCAATCCCGCCGCCGCCCCGCAGCTCACGGCGCGGGAGGTGGCGGCAGGTGCGCCCGACAACGCGGCGCCGATCGTGGGCGAGGTGGTGGGCCTGCTCCCGTCGGGCCAGCGCCTGTTCCTGGCACCGCTCGTCGTCTCGGCTGCCATCGCGACGCTGGTCGCGCCGCAGCGGCGACCGCAGGCGCCCGCGATCGCCTGCGCGGCGATCCGGGCCGTGCCGGCCGCGGAGCGGAACGCCGTGGTGCCCGCCATCGTCGCGGCAGCCGTCGCCATGGCGCCCTCGGCCCGCCTGCAGATCGTGGTCTGCGCGACCGATGCCGTCCCACGGCTGGCCGCGGCCATCGCCGCCGCCGGGCTGCCTCCCGTCCAGGCACAGCTGGCCTCGCCACCAACCTCGCCCCCGCCCGACAGCACGATCGGGCGGGATGTGCTCTTTCCCATTCCGCAGACCTGCGCCAGCGCGCCGTGCCCGTGACGGGCGGACGGCCATCACCCCTGTGGACTCACACCACTGACCGTGGAGGCGCGACTATCGCAAAACTGGTTTAGTCGGTTGGCCCGGCGCAGCAGCCTGCGCTCGGCGGCCTCGGCCGCAATGTGCCTCGCGGCCTTTCTGCCCACCCCGGCGTGGGCGCTCAACTTCGAGGAATGGGTCAGGGGACTGACCGTCACGCCCTTCCTATCTGAAAAGGTCGAATACGAGAGCAACGTGTTCCAGACGCCGAACAGAGCCAGGAGCGACACGGTCTTCAAGACCATCCCGGGTTTCCTGGCGGAGCTGTCGCGGCGCCCGCTCAGCGCGAGCGTCGGCTACCGCGCCGAGATCCTCAACTACGTCACGCTGACCGGCCAGAACACCACGAACCACTTCGCCGTAGCGCAACTGAAGCTCGACATGCCGCGGCTCACGCTCCAGTTGCGGGACGACTTCACCGAGACGACCAGCCCGCCGGGCAACGAGCTCACCGGGCCGGTCAAGAGCGAGACCAACGTGCTCGCGCCGACGGCAGAATACCGTCTGACCGAACGCTTCTCCGCGAGCGCGAACTACGCGTGGACGCACCTCCACTTTCCGGCCAATTCCGCGGCCGCAAGCTCGTCCAACGCCCAGCAGAACCAAGCCGTGCAGCAACTGGACAGCGATTTGCAGCTCGGCGGCGCCACGCTGTGGTGGAAATTCCTGGCGAAGTCGGACGTCGGCCTGAGCCTCCAGTACGGCGTCCAGACCTTCAACAACGACTCCAATCGCGACAATCGCCAGGAGATCGTCGCACTCGTGCTCCGCGGCGACGTGACATCGAAGCTGTCGTCGACCTTCAGGATCGGCATCGAGCGCTGGGAATCGGTCAACGGCACCGTCCCGGGCTACACCGGCCTCATCATGGGCGGCGGCTGGATGTTCCAGGCGACCGAGCGCACCCAGTTCACCCTGAACACAGACCGGAGCCCGCAGCTGTCCGTCTTCGAGAGCGCCCAGTACTACATCAACAGCTCGGCGTGGCTCGGCGTCCGCCACGAGTTCCCATCGCGCAAGGTCGCGTTCTGGCTCCGGACGGGCGCCGGCGAGGACGCGTACACCACCAAGCAGCTCACGGCCAACGGCGTCACGACCAAGTACCGCCAGGACACGCTGGTCGGCGCGGCCCTCGGCCTCGACTACGCCATCCAGCCGTGGCTGCGCACGGGTATCGAGTACTCCTTCAAGCAGCGGACGTCGAACTTCTCCCAATTCAACTATGACGACAGCAAGATCTCTGGTAGGATTACCCTGGAGTTCTAAATAAAGACTTCCAGAGCCCTGCTTCCGCTCCTGCTATTCGCGAGCCTCGCGCTCGTTTGGGGTCCGGCTGCCCGGGCGCAGGAGTACGTCATCGGCGCCCGCGACGTGCTCAAAGTCACGGTCTGGGGTCAGGACGACCTCACCAAGGAATACCTGGTTGACCCGGATGGCTACGTCTCCTTCCCGTTCATCGGGCGGGTCAAGGCCACGGGGCTGACGCCGACGGCGTTCGCCGCAGAGCTCGGAGCCAAGCTCGAGAAGGACTATCTCGTCAACCCGCAGGTGCTCGTCTCGGTCAAGGAGCATCTCTCGCAGAAGGTGCACGTCAGCGGCGAGGCCGAGAAACCGGGCGTGTACTACTTGAGCGGGCCGACCACGGTTCGCGACATCATCACCCGCGCCGGCGGGCTGTCGAGGTTGGCGGGCAGCCAGATCGTGCTCCTGCGGGCGGAGACCCTGCGCGGGTTGGAGGGCAAGGGCCCCGAAGCCGGGACGTTTCGGCTCAGTGTCGCGCGGGTGCTCGCGGGCGACTCTGCCGAAAACGTCGCCGTGGCAGACGGCGACACGCTCGTGGTGCCCAAGGGCAACACGTACTTCGTCTTCGGCGAGGTCAGGAAGCCGGGCGCCTATCAGCTCGACAAGGACACCAACGTGCTCGAAGGGATCACGCTGGCCGGCGGATTTACCGACAAGGCGGCGCCGGGTCGTGTTCGCGTTATCCGCAGCACCCCGGGCGGCCAGCAAGTCATCAGCGTGGACATGAACGACGTCATCAAGGGGGGCCGGCGGGACAAGGCCATCCCGCTCCGCGAGAATGACGTCGTGGTGGTGCCCGAAAGTTTTTTTTAGTCACGGAGCCAAAGGTGAAGGGGTTTGCCCCGAAATAAGCTCATGAACAGCGAGAGAGGCGAATCGAACGCGGACGTTCACCTGAAGGACCACCTCCGTCTGCTCCTCAGGCACCGGTGGCTCATCACGGCCGTCTTCGTCGTCACGGCGGTCACGGGCACCGTGTGGACATTACTGCAGACCCCGATCTACCAGGCCGCCGCCACGGTGCTCATCGAGCCGGAGCTGCCCAAGGTCCTCAACATCCAGGACGTCACTTCGATCGGTTCGGGCGCGATGGAGTACTACCGCACCCAGTACGCGCTCATGACGAGCCATCCGGTGTTGCAGAACGCCGTCGACGCGCTCAAGCGCGGCAACCGCACCGCGGCTCTCGCGGCGTTGGGCGCGGGCCCCGACCCGCACGTGAGGCCCACGGTGCTGCAGAACGTCGTCGACGCGCTCAAGCGCGGCAACCGCACCGCGGCTCTCGCGGCCTTGGGCGGGGGGCCCAACCCAAACGTGAGCCCCACGGGCTCGGTGTCGGTCGAACCCGTCCGCAACACCCAGCTCGTGCTCGTGCGCTTCGAGCACCCCGACCCCGCCGTGGCGGCCGAGGTGGCGACGGCCGTCGCCCAGGCGTACGTCAAGTACAACCTCGACGCCAAGCTCAAGGGCACGCGCGACGCGCTGGCCTGGCTCAACGATCAGATGTCCGGGCTCAGGAAGAAGGTCGAGGACTCCTCGACGGCGCTGCAGAACTACCGGGTCAAGGCCGGTATCCTCGGCATCCAGGAGCAGCGGGCGCTGACCCAGCAGAGAGGCCAGGAGGTCAACCGGACGCACCTTGAGGCGCAGGGCCAGCGCCTCTCCCTCGAAGGCAAGCTGAACGCGCTCAACCGCATCGCGCGGGAACAGGCCACGACCGAGAACCTGTCGACGGCCGTGGGCGATCCGCTGATCCGCAAGCTCGCGACCGAGCTGGCGGAGCTGCAGCTGCAGCGGTCCAAGCTCTTGCAGACCTACAAGGAGCGCCACCCAGAGGTGCTCAAAGTGGACGCGCAGATCCAGCAGCTGACCCAGCGGCTGGACGCCGACATCCGAAAGGCGCTCCGCTCCCTCGAAACCGAATACCGCGTCGCGAAGTCGCGCGAGGACTCGCTCCTGAGCTCCGTCACCCGCCTCCGCACCGAGGGACAGCAGCTCAACGAGAAGGAGATCCAGTACGGCACGCTCCAGCGCGAGCAGGAGTCGAACCAGCAGCTCTACGAAGCCGTGCTCAAGCGCGTGAAAGAGACCGGCGTCCAGGGCGGGCTCGACAGCAACAACGCGCGCGTGGTCGAAGAGGCTACCGTGCCGGGGGCGCCGGTCCGCCCGCACAAGCAGCTCGCGCTCCTGATGAGTCTGATGCTCGGGCTCGGGCTCGGCCTCGCGGCGGCCGTGACGGTCGAATACTTCGACACGAACGTCAAGTCGCCGGAGGACATCGAGCGCGCCCTCGGGCTGCCCGTCATCGCCATCGTACCGGCCTTCGAGGTCAGGCGCTTGATGGCCCACAA
This portion of the Candidatus Methylomirabilota bacterium genome encodes:
- a CDS encoding polysaccharide biosynthesis tyrosine autokinase; the protein is MNSERGESNADVHLKDHLRLLLRHRWLITAVFVVTAVTGTVWTLLQTPIYQAAATVLIEPELPKVLNIQDVTSIGSGAMEYYRTQYALMTSHPVLQNAVDALKRGNRTAALAALGAGPDPHVRPTVLQNVVDALKRGNRTAALAALGGGPNPNVSPTGSVSVEPVRNTQLVLVRFEHPDPAVAAEVATAVAQAYVKYNLDAKLKGTRDALAWLNDQMSGLRKKVEDSSTALQNYRVKAGILGIQEQRALTQQRGQEVNRTHLEAQGQRLSLEGKLNALNRIAREQATTENLSTAVGDPLIRKLATELAELQLQRSKLLQTYKERHPEVLKVDAQIQQLTQRLDADIRKALRSLETEYRVAKSREDSLLSSVTRLRTEGQQLNEKEIQYGTLQREQESNQQLYEAVLKRVKETGVQGGLDSNNARVVEEATVPGAPVRPHKQLALLMSLMLGLGLGLAAAVTVEYFDTNVKSPEDIERALGLPVIAIVPAFEVRRLMAHKRPAPAEAAGIPGILIAETAPKSLAAEAYRTLRTNIQFAGLDRPCRSIVITSATPSEGKTTTVANFGVVCAQAGSRVCAVDADLRRPSFHRVFGMDNKRGLTTALLEGKTLADVAVPTRVPGLSVVVSGPLPPNHAELAASQRMRDLLEAGARDFDLILCDTPPVLLVSDAVALSARCDGVILVVRVGGVSTAAARRAVEQIAAVKGRILGVLLNAVDMRRDGYYAEHQRYYHAYYGSDSKG
- a CDS encoding methyltransferase domain-containing protein, whose product is MRIPGPDQLSESDFLFLYEHDRLELNSGDPRANSHRMYVSRFEAVLAAVERCAAALGRGPGELAVLDVGCAQGNFSLTLAERGYRVFAVDLRPGFLRYARLKYERGRVHWVNASADALPFRGLFDIVLLGEVIEHVAHPDALLERLGALLGAAGLLIVTTPNGDRLLTHVPTLSQVADRSSLEARQFQPDADGHLYLLTWSELAREAGKAGLREVYHEYFATPWVTGRIKFRLLTGWLPLSLTAHLDRLCLAVPALAKRLAEGQLVIAARTVERAA
- a CDS encoding sugar phosphate nucleotidyltransferase, whose protein sequence is MRDDGQITRFDEKPVLDDWVNGGFFVYRWELFDFLADDDVLEGAPLERLAKDGQLMAFRHTGFWACMDTYKDALTLNELWVSGEPPWRVW
- a CDS encoding HAD family hydrolase codes for the protein MIKAVTMDFWGTLLLDSPAADERYRRERLVRISEVLTERGIEVPIPALARGYEESRRQLTKVWRELRDVPVERHATLLLQAVDVALPGRLGAGGLAAVTWAYASPALDAPPPVDPGAAAALEALAERGIAVCLVSNTLRTPGAVLRRILKNEGLHEAFTSMVFSDECGIRKPASGIFHQALSRLGVAPQHAVHVGDDARLDVEGARLAAMRVIQVGGDRACDTLPDAFIQSLSELPAALDWLEAPWSSRSVALGTLTQTTGFR
- a CDS encoding polysaccharide biosynthesis/export family protein; this encodes MLFASLALVWGPAARAQEYVIGARDVLKVTVWGQDDLTKEYLVDPDGYVSFPFIGRVKATGLTPTAFAAELGAKLEKDYLVNPQVLVSVKEHLSQKVHVSGEAEKPGVYYLSGPTTVRDIITRAGGLSRLAGSQIVLLRAETLRGLEGKGPEAGTFRLSVARVLAGDSAENVAVADGDTLVVPKGNTYFVFGEVRKPGAYQLDKDTNVLEGITLAGGFTDKAAPGRVRVIRSTPGGQQVISVDMNDVIKGGRRDKAIPLRENDVVVVPESFF
- a CDS encoding GDP-mannose 4,6-dehydratase, with amino-acid sequence MSREASWKDRPVLVTGLTGFVGSVLSARLAALGARVVGLVWDELPDASLDRPGLESRVTVVRGSLEDAALLNWTVAEYEPEVVYHLGAQAFVETANKEPLRTFKANIEGTWNLLEACRASRAVRAVVFASSDKAYGSHTDLPYREDLPLLPQYPYDVSKACADLLARCYYAIWGVPAVVTRFANIYGPGDLNFSRLVPETVRAALEGRRPSTRSDRSPERDYVYIDDVVDLSLLLAERIEDTRGEAFNAGHGTPVRVLDLVRLILELAGRPDLVPEVLGTGTLAGEIDRQWLDAAKAKRVLGWQPRVGLEEGLRRTIAWYRDALIGAGRR
- a CDS encoding outer membrane beta-barrel protein — translated: MCLAAFLPTPAWALNFEEWVRGLTVTPFLSEKVEYESNVFQTPNRARSDTVFKTIPGFLAELSRRPLSASVGYRAEILNYVTLTGQNTTNHFAVAQLKLDMPRLTLQLRDDFTETTSPPGNELTGPVKSETNVLAPTAEYRLTERFSASANYAWTHLHFPANSAAASSSNAQQNQAVQQLDSDLQLGGATLWWKFLAKSDVGLSLQYGVQTFNNDSNRDNRQEIVALVLRGDVTSKLSSTFRIGIERWESVNGTVPGYTGLIMGGGWMFQATERTQFTLNTDRSPQLSVFESAQYYINSSAWLGVRHEFPSRKVAFWLRTGAGEDAYTTKQLTANGVTTKYRQDTLVGAALGLDYAIQPWLRTGIEYSFKQRTSNFSQFNYDDSKISGRITLEF